One Chloroherpetonaceae bacterium DNA segment encodes these proteins:
- the hisD gene encoding histidinol dehydrogenase: MRKISNKNRLRLILHKDSPNAIHAFLNRATPYDENTEKLVKDILHSVRLNGDQAVRDFTKKFDGANIRDFRVSERAINAAYRSANKLFLSILEEAAANIERFHKNELEKSFFYDDGDGVMLGQKISPIERALLYAPGGKASYPSSVLMNAIPAKVAGVEEIYLTSPCNATGELKSEILLAATVAGIKNVYRIGGAQAIAAFAFGTETLPKVDKITGPGNRFVALAKRFVFGTVGIDSIAGPSEITIIADETAEPEEVVMDLFSQAEHDTDASAVLITPSKKLAYTVQKLVETLLPKMPRADVISEAINKHSAIILTESIEDAVIISNQLAPEHLEIQTHDPWALLPFIKHAGAVFLGRASSEPVGDYFAGPNHTLPTSGTARFFSALSVRDFQKRTSIIAYTNKRLERTGPLIAEFAEREGLFAHAGAIRARLKKTGSASSSEKNKAKGKRA, encoded by the coding sequence ATGAGAAAAATTTCAAACAAAAATCGATTAAGATTGATTCTTCATAAAGATTCCCCAAATGCGATTCACGCCTTTCTGAACCGAGCGACTCCCTATGATGAGAATACCGAGAAACTTGTTAAAGACATCTTACATTCCGTAAGGCTCAATGGTGATCAAGCTGTACGGGACTTTACAAAAAAATTTGACGGTGCAAATATTCGAGATTTTAGGGTAAGTGAACGTGCCATAAACGCAGCTTATCGTAGCGCGAATAAATTATTTCTCTCAATTTTGGAGGAAGCGGCTGCGAATATCGAGAGGTTTCACAAAAATGAACTTGAGAAAAGTTTTTTTTATGATGATGGCGATGGGGTGATGCTTGGTCAAAAAATCTCTCCGATTGAGCGTGCGTTGCTTTATGCGCCGGGTGGCAAGGCAAGCTACCCGTCCTCGGTTCTCATGAATGCTATTCCTGCTAAGGTTGCGGGCGTTGAGGAGATATACCTCACTTCCCCTTGTAATGCAACTGGCGAATTAAAATCTGAAATTCTTTTGGCGGCAACAGTTGCAGGTATTAAGAATGTGTACCGCATTGGTGGCGCTCAAGCAATCGCCGCGTTTGCCTTTGGAACAGAAACCTTGCCAAAGGTTGATAAAATTACAGGGCCGGGGAATCGGTTTGTTGCCTTGGCAAAGCGTTTCGTTTTTGGAACCGTTGGGATTGATAGCATTGCAGGGCCTTCGGAAATTACCATCATTGCTGATGAAACAGCTGAACCCGAAGAAGTGGTAATGGATTTATTCTCACAAGCCGAGCACGATACCGATGCCTCAGCCGTTTTGATTACACCTTCAAAGAAGTTGGCGTACACTGTTCAAAAATTAGTCGAAACGCTGTTGCCCAAAATGCCTCGCGCTGATGTCATTTCAGAAGCCATTAATAAGCACTCTGCCATTATTCTCACCGAGTCGATTGAAGATGCGGTTATAATCTCAAATCAATTGGCTCCGGAGCATTTAGAAATTCAAACGCATGACCCTTGGGCACTCTTGCCGTTCATCAAACATGCCGGGGCTGTTTTTTTAGGCAGAGCTTCAAGTGAACCTGTGGGCGATTACTTTGCAGGACCGAATCATACACTCCCAACCAGCGGCACGGCCCGTTTCTTCTCTGCCCTTTCAGTACGCGATTTTCAGAAGCGTACTTCTATCATTGCATATACAAATAAGCGCTTGGAAAGAACCGGTCCGCTGATTGCCGAATTTGCTGAACGTGAAGGGCTTTTTGCACATGCCGGCGCGATTCGCGCACGCTTGAAGAAAACCGGTTCTGCTTCTTCAAGTGAGAAGAATAAGGCTAAAGGAAAGCGCGCATGA